The nucleotide sequence CCCACGGACTTCACGCCGACGATCTTTTTCAGCCCCGGCTCGTTGGTGCGGTCGAACAGCTCGCGCACCCACTCGATGAAGGCCTGCACCCGTGCCGACAAGTGCTTCTTCTGGGGATAGACGATCCACACCGGCTTGCCGGTGGACACCGTGTCGGTCATCACCAGCTCCAGCATGCCCTTGTCGAGCATGCAGGCCACCAGCATGTGCGGCGCCTGCGTGATACCGAGCCCGGCGCCGACGGCCTGGATCACCGACTCGGCGTCGTTGATCAGCAGGTGGGCATCGATATCCACGCCGACCTGGCCACTGGGCGTGTCGAACTGCCATTGGCGCGGCTTGCCGTTGGGCATGATGTAGTTGATGCAGCGGTGATGGCGCAGGTCCTCGATGCTCTGCGGCGCGCCGTAGCGGGCCAGATAGGCCGGCGAGGCGCAGACCACGTTGCGCAGATAGCCGATCTTGCGGGCGATCAGCGAAGAATCCTCCAACTGGCCCACGCGAATGGCGCAATCCATACCCTCTTCATTGAGGTCGCCCGGCGCGTCGTTCATCGACAGCTCCAGGCGGATATCCGGATAGCGCGCTTCGAACTCGTCCAGGCGCGGAATCAGCGCCGCCCGGCCCACGGCCAGCGACAGCCCAACCCGCAAACGCCCCGTCGGCTTGCGCGTGGCGTAGTTCAGGGCCTCGGTCGCCTCGGTGAGATCGGCGAGGATCTCCTTGCAACGTGCATGGAACGCGGCCCCATCGTCGGTAAGGCGCAGGGACCGGGTCGACCGGAACAGCAGGCGCGCTCCGAGGCGTTCCTCCAGGCGCGATACGGCGCGGCTGACACCCGAGGGAGTCATGCCCAGTTGGGACGCCGCCGCGGCGAAGCTTTTGGCTTCCACCACCCGGACAAAGGCCGAAATTGCTGCAAAGTCTTCCATAGGGACGATTCTCCGCCTATTCGTGACTGCCAGTCACCACTGCATTGCACAAGAAACGGATTTTCTATACCGCAAAGTACATCTATTCTCTCGCGCCTCGAACGAATTGGACCGAACGGTTCACTAATTCAAGGAGCTCCTCCCCATGAAACAACGATGGATCTTCGCCTCCCTCGCCGCCGTGGCCATTGCCGGCAGCTGGGCTGTTGTCGGCACCCGTGGTGAAAGCCACGCCCAAACCGCCGCCGTCGGTGGCCCGCCGGAAGTGACCGTCGCCCAGGTACTGGTGCGCCAGGTCAGCGATTCGGACGAATTCACCGGCCGCCTCCAGGCCGTGGACACCGTCCAGCTGCGCCCCCGCGTCGGCGGCTACGTGGATTCGATCCACTTCACCGAAGGCGCGGCGGTCAAGAAAGGCCAGCTGCTGTTCCGTATCGATCCGCGTCCCTTCCAGGCTGAAGTGGATCGTCTGACCGCCAATCTCAACCAGGCCCGTGCCGAACAGGCCCTGGCCGAAGCCAACGCCGGCCGCGGCCGCAAGCTGCTCGACCAGCACGCCATCTCGCGCGAAGAGGCCGACCGCCTCGACACCGCCTCCCAGAGCAGCAAGGCCCAGGTCGCCTCGACCACCGCCGCGCTGCAGGCCGCCCGCCTCAACCTGGGCTTCACCGAGGTGCGCGCGCCGATCGACGGCCGCGTCAGCAACGCCCTGGTCACCCCGGGCAACCTGGTCACCAGCAATGACGTGCTGACCAGCGTGGTGAGCGTGGACCCGGTCTACGCCTACTTCGACGTCGACGAGCACAGCTACCTCAAGCTCGACGAACAGCGTCGCGCCCACGGCGGTGCGCCGCGCGTGGCGATGGCGCTGGCCAACGAGAAGGGCTTCCCGCACGCCGGTCGCATCGACTTCGTCGACAACCAGCTGCGCGCCGGCTCCGGCACCATCCGCCTGCGCGCCGTGTTCGACAACGCCGATGCCCGTTACACGCCCGGTCTCTACGTCCGCGTCCAACTGCGCAGCGATGCACAGAGTAAGCGCGCCCTGATCGACGACCGCGCTGTGGCCACGGACCTGGGCAACAAGTACGTCTACGTACTCACCAAGGACCGCAAGGTCGAGTACCGCAAGATCACCACCGGCCCGATCCTCGATGGCCTGCGCGTGGTCAATGACGGCCTCGGTGCCGGCGATGTGGTGGTGGTGAACGGCCTGCAGCGCATCCGCCCGGGTGCCGAAGTGAATCCGACCAAGGTGGCGATGGACAGCCGCGCACAGGATGCGGATCGCCAGCTGGCCCAGGTCGCGAAGAAGAACTGATTCACGGGTGGGTCGCGGGATAGCGCCCACCCCGTAACACCGAATGCCCCGAGCCATACCTCACATGCCGGCAGGTGCCGGCGTGATGGAGCCCTGCATGCCTGCATGCGGGCAACCAACAGGACCGATTCGATGAAAATCGCCCAATTTTTCGTGGACAGGCCGATTCTGGCCGGCGTCCTATCCGTACTGATCGTCATTGCTGGCGCGATCTCGCTGTTCCAGCTGCCGATCAGCGAATACCCCGAAGTGGTGCCGCCCACGGTGGTGGTGAAAGCGAGCTATCCGGGTGCGAACCCGAAGGTCATCGCCGAAACCGTCGCCACGCCGCTGGAAGAACAGATCAACGGCGTCGAAGGCATGCTCTACACCGCCTCGCAGGCCACCAGCGACGGCGCCATGACGCTGACCGTGACCTTCGCGCTCGGCACGGACCTGGACAACGCCCAGGTGCAGGTGCAGAACCGCGTCGCGCAGGCGCTCACCAAGCTGCCACAGGAAGTGCAGCGCCTGGGTGTCACCACGCAGAAGAGCTCGCCCGACCTCACCATGGTGGTGCATCTGATCTCGCCCGATCAGCGCTACGACATGTTGTATCTGTCGAACTACGCGCGCCTGCACATCAAGGACCAGCTCGCGCGCCTCAACGGCGTGGGCGACGTGCAGATCTTCGGTGCCGGCGAATACTCCATGCGCGTGTGGCTGGACCCGCAGCGCCTGGCGATCCGCCAGCTCACCACCGGTGACGTGATCCATGCGATCCAGGAACAGAACGTTGCCGTCGCCGCCGGTGCGCTCAATGCGCCCCCCGGCCCGAGCAACGCCGCGTTCCAGCTCAACATCAATACGCAGGGCCGCCTGATCAACGAGGAAGACTTCCTCAACATCATCGTGCGCACGGACGCCGCCACCGGTGCCGTCACGCATCTGCGCGACGTCGCCCGCGTGGAACTGGGCTCGAACAACTACGCCCTGCGCAGCCTGCTCAACAACCGTCCGGCCGTGGCGCTGCCGATCTTTGCCCGCCCGGGCTCCAACGCCATCCAGATCTCCGACGAAGTCCGCGCCACCATGGCGGAGCTGAAGAAGGATTTCCCGCAGGGCGTGGATTTCAGCATCGTCTACGACCCGACCATCTTCGTGCGTGGTTCGATCGACGCGGTGGTGCATACGCTGTTCGAAGCCATTGGCCTGGTCGTGCTGGTGGTGATCCTGTTCCTGCAGACCTGGCGCGCCTCGATCATTCCGCTGGTCGCCGTCCCCGTGTCGCTGATCGGCACGTTCGCCGTGATGCATCTGGCCGGCTTCTCGCTCAATGCGCTGTCGCTGTT is from Dyella terrae and encodes:
- a CDS encoding efflux RND transporter periplasmic adaptor subunit, encoding MKQRWIFASLAAVAIAGSWAVVGTRGESHAQTAAVGGPPEVTVAQVLVRQVSDSDEFTGRLQAVDTVQLRPRVGGYVDSIHFTEGAAVKKGQLLFRIDPRPFQAEVDRLTANLNQARAEQALAEANAGRGRKLLDQHAISREEADRLDTASQSSKAQVASTTAALQAARLNLGFTEVRAPIDGRVSNALVTPGNLVTSNDVLTSVVSVDPVYAYFDVDEHSYLKLDEQRRAHGGAPRVAMALANEKGFPHAGRIDFVDNQLRAGSGTIRLRAVFDNADARYTPGLYVRVQLRSDAQSKRALIDDRAVATDLGNKYVYVLTKDRKVEYRKITTGPILDGLRVVNDGLGAGDVVVVNGLQRIRPGAEVNPTKVAMDSRAQDADRQLAQVAKKN
- a CDS encoding LysR family transcriptional regulator, with the translated sequence MEDFAAISAFVRVVEAKSFAAAASQLGMTPSGVSRAVSRLEERLGARLLFRSTRSLRLTDDGAAFHARCKEILADLTEATEALNYATRKPTGRLRVGLSLAVGRAALIPRLDEFEARYPDIRLELSMNDAPGDLNEEGMDCAIRVGQLEDSSLIARKIGYLRNVVCASPAYLARYGAPQSIEDLRHHRCINYIMPNGKPRQWQFDTPSGQVGVDIDAHLLINDAESVIQAVGAGLGITQAPHMLVACMLDKGMLELVMTDTVSTGKPVWIVYPQKKHLSARVQAFIEWVRELFDRTNEPGLKKIVGVKSVGEQRLSA